The following nucleotide sequence is from Salvia splendens isolate huo1 chromosome 2, SspV2, whole genome shotgun sequence.
tatatttatattaatgtgagataCTCCTACCATCCATCTGTAGTAGATGCGTTTCTTTTCgtcacgagatttaagaaaagttgtgttaagtgagttaagtaattgaataataaagtagaaaagtaaaaaagtagagagataatgagagaataaagtaagagagagtaagtaagacagaagaaaaataaaaaaagaaacgactcAACTACAATGGAACAATATagaaaaggaatatgactcagctacagagggacggaaggagtataattttttttcaaaaaataaatgtgacatcttttatggaacaaactaaaaaaacgaagtgtgacatctattatgaaaCAGACAAACACATGGAGTACTACTTTATAAAAAATGTCTCAAAATATATGAATTACTACACTTTTATCTAGTCAAATTCCAAACTctcatttatattaaaaatgtcacaCGTCTATTTTATACAAAGTCCACTATAGGGAACTAGGGAAGTGGCTCTCAAATTATTTGGAGAGCCACTGCTAACTTTATTGCCACACTTAAAAATGTAATCACGTGGGCGGACAAAAGGCTTTTTACTAAAATGCCCTTGTCCGGTCTTATCCTCCCAAacctaaaattttaaatattatagaTCCCGCCCGCCACATCCTCCAATTTATTGCAATTCACTAAAACataaccccccccccccccccccccttttcaTGCACTTGTCCTGCTTTATAACAACCAAAAGGTCCATACATAAATTGCTTAATTAATAGCGACAATCATGCTTCCTCATTAAATACCATCTAAACTCCCACTTTTACTCTAAATAATCAGTAATCAGAAAACTCTTTATTTAAAGCAAATAGATTGCAGCATCCTATGCAAATTGTCGGATATATCATACTATCAACCTTTCATTTCATACATTTAATATCATATACACTTGGCTATATGCAATTAAACGTTAAAGAAGCATCATGCTATGTCAAATATTAACAATATCCaggttttgtttttttcttctttttcaggAACTTGGAATATTGATATTCATTCCCAGTTCCCACATATGCAAAAGCAGATTAAAAATGGTATTTTTACTCAGACAGAATCCAATGCTTCTTGAATTAAGTCAAACTCCCAACTTTTAAATATTCCCGATTTCGATAGTTCAACAACTTCTGCGCCATTTTTCTTTTAGTATTTCTTCAACTTGACATTAATAAGCAGCAACAGACAAATTCTTGAGTATCATGACCTTCTCAAGGTTTTGTAATAACTACGCGCTAATCTCCAAATTTACGCCTCAAAAAATAGAACAAAAATAATTGTAAACTAGTAGTAATAACTTAATAACGCAAGCTGAATTTTCTCTCACCATCCTGGCATGTCTGATACTCCTACACGCCTACACTAACTCTCTTACAGCAAGAACGACACTAAGTCGAAGATTCAGCATAACTCAACTCAAAAACTTTCAAGGGAAACAAAATTGCTTATGCAGTAGATGAAGAGTCACCTCAAGAGGCTTCAGCCGTTGCTTTATCAACATGAATAATTCCTTCACAAAGTAGTACTCCATGTAAATTCTTCAATCTCCTTACTCTCGTACATGTCCACTGTCAGTTACCCTCAACGTCAGAACATACTTTCGAATGAATTATAACCCGAGCTCCTGAAGTAAGCCTGTTGAACAAAATGGAAAAGAATACTTCAATCTACATGAAGAGGAAAAGTAGTGTGAacttttgaaattgaattattaGTGGTAAAATTAAAGGGGGTTGGCATTTAACTTTCTTCAATTTGGATCACATTCTCGTTCAGATTTCTGGAAGAGTCTAGTTTGTTTGATAAATTTTTCCCTGAGAGTGGCTCAGTAAGTCTCTTGCTCCCACCAATGGAAGAGGCAGGTGTGGACGTTCGTGAACTACCCACTCTGTCAGATGAGATTCTTGGTCCCTCCAAAACAGGGGACCGCATTGATTCACATCTTGACTGCTTGCCTAAAGCGACTTTAATTGATCTCGGGATGCACTTTGTGCGCGTTGAACCTCCCACTTCTTTGTCTTCAGTAGAGTCAAGCTGCTCGGTACTTCTGAAAGGATTAGAGTTTCAGTATCAATAGCAAAACAAAGAATTTATAATCCAGTGGATATCATCTACTTCAACAAACCAAAAGAAATCAAGCATGACGTTTCACCTCAAATAGCTATGCTTCTACCAGTAAAAAATAAACGATAAAACAAATCTCAATCCTTGCCAAATACTACATCAACTATTTATCACTTCAATCTCAAGCACTACAGCTAGCCAGCAGAAACCAATAAAGAAATGTGTTGTTGCAACACCTAATCAAGGTTTTTTTTTCCAAAGACCTAATCTTGAGCTTTAAGAGATCTCAAGATCAGAATGTTATCAAGGATCttgtttcttctttttatttcttcAGCTTTTTATTTTGCTAGGAACTGAAACatttgttaaaaaaaactataactAAGAGATAAAGGATCCCAGACAAGAAAGCAAGATTGCAAATTATCTCCTAACCTAGGAGGTACTCAATGATCTTATCTCTTAAAACATGACACATTAATAGTTATAAATTTAGATGATAAAAAAATCCAGATTATGGTATGTTATTGTGGTGTATCCACATATTTGGGAGGTAAGATATGGAGGTTGAGATCCAAATTTGGTTCAACTAACAGATGTTATTAAGAGCAGAATCTGAACACCTTTACTAAAATGAAAGTTAACTGAGGTGAACAGGACTTACCGGTCAGCATTAAACGAAGATGATCTTTTTAATTTGGGTGCTCCTTCCTTCATCATATTCCTTTCTAACAAACTCCCACTGAAGTACTCTTTGTCCTCCAAAGTCATGCCCATAAGACGAGGATTCTCTGCCAGGCAATCAAGCTCTCCCAACATTAATGACGTTGAGAACAACGGGGATGGAAATTTGGAGTGTGAGAACCTTGGTTTGTAGGTCGGAATTAGGCCAAAGCTGTGATCTTTGACAGATATTGAACCACAAGATATTAGTTGCATTATCATATTTGAAGCCTTTAATTTAGAATGGGATGGCACTCGAAATTCCTCTTCTTCAAGTATCCTAAAGCTGTTGAGCTTCCTAGCATCAGCTCTAATGAGAGATTCCAAGGTATCGGTCCTGCCACATGATGAAGAAACACTGGATGTGGAAGGAGGTGGTGAAACAAAGTCTCGGCGAATCTCTGGAGTAGCTTTCAAGCAAGGAGCTTGGCTAGGACGAGCACCACTACTTTCAGGCTCTGCTAATCCATCATCAGTGGACACACCTCTCATACAAGTATCTCGGGCTCTAGCACCTCTGTTAGTATTGTCCTCGGTTTGTGTGGAAGCATCTGCAAGACCATCACTCTTGTAGACTTTATACTCGGTCAGGCTCAAAGAGCCATTCCATGACGAATTCTTTTCAGTGCTGCACTCAGGAGACACGGATGAGGAGCAAGGATGCTGGTCTGGAGGAGATAATTCATCATCCTGAGAAGTCTTTGTAGTCCTTTCGTTCAAGCTAGAAGAAGATGACGACTCCTCTTGGCTTCTTGAAGATGGTGGTTCAGGAAGTGCCTTCTGATTGTGTAATATGACAGTCTCAGCAGGACTAAAGTTACCTACAAATCAAGCATTAATCATTAGGAAGTCAGATTGTGCATGAAATCAGGAAATAATGGCATGAACTCCATCAGAATTAGGAAGAGAAACTTTATTTTACATACAGTAGATAGAATGAACGAAGAAGCTCAAAAAGGACCCTTGAACAGGATTTGCGGATCAATCATAGGTGAGGGTGAAGATTAGTATCAACAATGAAAGAAACGCATAGTTTGACACAGGAATAAAGAAAATTTCCTACCGAAACACCAAACACACAGCCCTTTCAGTTTTTTCTTTTACATGAAACAAGAACATGATTAAACAAGCATGATCATATAAATTGATTCCGAACATATATAAACCACTGAAAAATATACTAGAACTCCATTTTACCAGAATTGGAATCTTCGAAGAGCTCCGAGCCCTTGAGGATATACTCATTCCCGTGAGCAGGTAGGATCAAATCATCATTGCACAGATCATGCCA
It contains:
- the LOC121760714 gene encoding protein SOSEKI 3-like, with the translated sequence MERTKKHRQVSPERAKVWKEKSPKYQYNHHRELQSQKVAVIYYLSRNRQLEHPHFMEVPLSSPDGLYLRDVIERLNALRGRGMASIYSWSCKRSYKNGYVWHDLCNDDLILPAHGNEYILKGSELFEDSNSGNFSPAETVILHNQKALPEPPSSRSQEESSSSSSLNERTTKTSQDDELSPPDQHPCSSSVSPECSTEKNSSWNGSLSLTEYKVYKSDGLADASTQTEDNTNRGARARDTCMRGVSTDDGLAEPESSGARPSQAPCLKATPEIRRDFVSPPPSTSSVSSSCGRTDTLESLIRADARKLNSFRILEEEEFRVPSHSKLKASNMIMQLISCGSISVKDHSFGLIPTYKPRFSHSKFPSPLFSTSLMLGELDCLAENPRLMGMTLEDKEYFSGSLLERNMMKEGAPKLKRSSSFNADRSTEQLDSTEDKEVGGSTRTKCIPRSIKVALGKQSRCESMRSPVLEGPRISSDRVGSSRTSTPASSIGGSKRLTEPLSGKNLSNKLDSSRNLNENVIQIEESLLQELGL